In Dasypus novemcinctus isolate mDasNov1 chromosome 8, mDasNov1.1.hap2, whole genome shotgun sequence, the genomic stretch tagtccctcgtgtaggggagccccatgcacaaggagtgtgccccataaggagagctgcccagtgcgaaaaaaagtgcagcctggccaagaatggtgctgcacacacagagagctgacacaacaagatgatgcaacaaaaagaaacacacacacacacacaaaaagaaacacagattcctggtgccgccgataaggatagaagcggtcacagaagaacgcacagccaatggacacagagagcagataactgggggggcggggggaaggggagagaaattaaaaaaaaaaaactttaaaaaacacacacaaaaaacattgGAAGTCATCTTGCACTGCATTATGAGGTAGCCCAACCCATACTAGCACTGCCCTGCCCAAATTAACACCTCTTTTTCACTCCAAGGAAAAGAGTAGgcaagaagagaggaagaagaggaagagatacTCCATCTTATGAAATTCAGTCTTTGTAAGCAAAATGCCATAGGtagggagagagacaggaagaGTCCTGGCAGCAGAGCGTACTGGGGAGTACAGTTTTGCCAATACACCAAGCACTGGTATCATCAAAgggtggctgggggtgggggaagattttatctttttataattttcatctcttttttgatCTAGACATCTGGTAGTTTCTCAAGTTTATGTGAAGAATTAAGCAAACATTACTTCAAAATTCCCTTACGAACACACTGCTACTTATAAACTCCTACGCCACTGTTATATATAAATTTTGAAGCCACTGGTTCAGAGCAATGAAAACCCAGACACAGGAAAACATTCTATCTCACTGCAGCAGAACTTTACAAGATAATCTTAAACTAGACATGGGAAAATAATCAGTGAGTTTGGCACAACCATCAGCCAGTTAACTGTTTAGCTCAGAGAAGCTACAGCACCCAAAATGACAATGGGAATTGAGGGTCAGTTATACGTTGtgtcttttgaaaaatataaggTCTGGgtgggaattgtgggaagatggcaaataGGAAGCTCTAGAAATCAGTCCCTCAATCAAAATAACGattaaataggcaggaactgtctgaatcaactattttgaagcTCTACAGTCCAGTACAACACTacacagcatccagggaagaacagaaggaagaggctggtaaattgtggtagattctgaagcaggctagtttagggaatgggaagatgaATTTAAAACCtggcaggaaaacatggccatgaAACATGTGGCCATGGAATACCATTGGGAAAGACCCCCACTAGAAGGCTGCTAGAAGAATCCCAGAAGAATTCCCCATTTGGAAAAAGATTTCATCCAGAATCAAGGAAAAGCCATGGATATTCTAAAGGTGGCTTATCACTGCCCCCTCACCCCTGGGAAATtgacaggtggggtaatcaatcaaaacagcaaacagttgggacccctcccccaaacatttgcaaggggaggaataattaatggtttaaagaaCATCTGTACGAGCTAAatctttctctctgcctggagcacCTCTCAAGTATACCTGGGGACCTGTAATCTgttattctctcccatttctattctcttctctgatttccttaataaactactggcctaactaaactggcatgttcttaaaatcttttatgtaacatagcaaAGAACCTAGAGGGGATCTGGAAACATTTTGACCAGTCAGCCAGGAGTGCTAGAAGCAGGTAATCTTCCTCTATTCCTGCAAAGACTGGTGATTTTAACTATGAATTACAGCCTGTTTAAtgccctcttttggttattcATTTTAAACAGGTTCCCCTACGGGCTCCCACACGACATAATCACAGGCCAAGGGTGGGGGACCAGGGTGTGGGACCCTTTTGCGTCTGTGACACATGCCCAGTCGTTTTGGACCTGACCTAggctgggagggcaggggtgCAGGGTGGGGGCACAAAGCAATGCCCTGCCGAGACAGGATGTCTTGGGCCAAGTTCCAGGCACAGCAGAGCCGCCTTTTCTGTCCTAGATGGGGTATCTCCACTCTAAAGCCCCAGCCTTTTTAGCTTCAGGGGCTTGCGCCCCATCCTGGGGGGCTTGCCTCCCCGGCACCTTGTCGACTTGCATTCCTGTTGACCCTACCTGGCTCCCAGCCTAGGACAGGACCGAGGTGGGTATACCAGGCGGCCTGTGTTTCCTTTCCCAGGGGGATCACGGACCAGGGGGCTGTGTTCATAATTCACCTCAACTTCACATTTAATCTTTCTACTCCCTACAACTGAATTCTtcattttgggtttttaaaatgctttggaatgtcttagaaactgaaaatgcatttgctaGTGAAGTTTGGTCCCATCCATGGCATAGGGAGGTTCTACTCCTTCATCAGGGCTGTTGGCTggaacaattgatctctaatctCTTAAGGGGCTTTTAATGTCTGGTTTGGCTGTGCAACTCCCAGGAAAGGCCATAAAGTGAGACTGCTTGCTAAGACCTCTATAAgaataggtgtgtgtgtgtatatatatatatatataaaaagagggGGTTTCAAGCCCCTTTTCCTGGGAAGAGTATTCTGGGGGCTTcagttgggggtgggtgggtaacTACTCCCAACATCTCCCACAAAACCAGCTTGGGGAATTTGGTCTGAATTCTAGGTTTGGGCATTTCCCAAGACCTAAGAATCTCATGTTCTGGAGGTTTCGGTTGTGGGTTAACTGCTCCCAATGCCTCCCACAAACCCAGCTTTGGTCTAAATCCCAGGTTCATGCCTCTCCCAAGAACTAGTTACGCCACAGAGATGCCCGTTGGCGGCATGGCCCTGAATTTTCAGAATGCTGAGACCAGAGCAGCGGCTCCAAATTTCTTCCTAAACTTATACAACCCCTGAGTGGTTGACCTCTATTTTGGAGACTTCAGTCTGGAGGGATAAAAGTTTAGTCAGActtggactctgggatgccaggtcagctgacaaataaaattgttttagtcgCTTGGTTAATAAAACTGcgtcttcattcttcctagaataatggcaTGGTCTTTAGCATTCCAGGAAAGTCCCCATAGGGGTGTCTTCTCAGGGACTGGGAAAACCTGCCTACTGATGGTCTATGTGACCAGAGTATAGCAGAGAATAGCCTCTGCATGGAACCCTGAATTCTATTTAAACTTGTGtaacagaaaaggagagaactgGCAGATTtgagggccagagaccacgtGGTCATGTCTCCTTAGAGAGATGAGGAAATGCACCTCAAACTTCCATGAACTCtgttttagaaacagccttctcaatTTTAAACTCGGAAAAGGGGAGTGAATGGAGATCAACATCTAGGCTGTTTACTAACTAAAGatttcctggaaaataagaaacctcttCAGATGCCATCgattaagattaaaaagttcctagaaaatgctaagggtataaaattctctcctgttttaatctgtgcttaactttgttaGTCTGCTTGTACCTAGGAAATCAAATTTGGGATTCACCAGTTGTacattggataacagtgaaaggtaacccaaaaatgagtctttaaatgtcaatgctGTCTTGCAGTTGGATttgatgtataaatcacaagtggaattggtCCAACTGCTAGAAATgtagaaaaacttagcaaagttgttactcataaaattcttgtggcttagttaataaaggtgcccaattttctttaaaataaaaacttcctaGAAACTGTAACTAGAAGTTAAGATTGTTATATAGATGCctgtatattataaaacagcagaaggatagtATTGGAAATTGCTATAGTAACGTTAATTATAAACTGAACTTACCTATGCCTAGAATCTACTATAGTAAAGgaattctaaactgagtttgtGTTTGCTTTGGTTATTTCAGGGTTGCCTTCACCTTTGTGATGGTAACTACTCTGTTCTCCAGTTAGTAGCTTGGCAACTTCTGCCCCCTATGGCCCAGGGGAAGGAAAACTTGAGACACCCCTGTCTCATGTCCTTTCACTGGTGCCAATAACCCTTTTTTCTCTCATGACTTCAAGTGTGGATTAAATTGCTGCCTAGTGGAAATCTTGACCCTCTGGGTTGAACGTCCACTTTTCCAGtcacagtggccaccagagtctcgtgatctctgaggactggggagTGAGGGAGGCCTCCCACCTCGGGTTGGGATTCCTAAAAGTAGGAATTCAgaagagaaaccagtttccctgtgGGTTtaatgacctcagtgagtatatcCTGGAATTAGTGTTTCTCATCCAAGAtctgccaaagtcaaaatgggaaaaaaggaaaattctgaagtaaaggaaaattgtactttaaagcattgggaacattttgggtataaaaagaacaaaattcttatgcaaaactgcatggtcacagtgaagattaattagaaatagcctttaAAGAGATCTTTTCAATGTTATCTTACAGTTAaccttattttgtaagagaataagACTTTAACAGTGGGTTGTGTGTTTCCGTGTCtaactctctatttgtgtctgcctatttgttcagTGTCTATCTTCATCCATTGGGATGGTAATATCAGATTAACAAATGCTGGATatagaaattattggaaaatggaaaatttttcctaagctctttgacctacccagccTTCAAGTCTTTTTCTTTGCAAGAGCTATGGGGGGAAGGACGAGGTGTGACAGATAGAAAGTTtgtcttctaggctggggaattaaaaatcatagtttgtcctgtaagGGTGACTAATAATCCTATTActaaatttcaataagtaaaaataaaaagtccttaaaaactatggaaaggtcttttaaaacaaattaaacaattataattattccaGAATCTAGCAGTCAGTATGCCTTTAAGATTATtcatagtttcaattttatttagtttgggtgttatctccctaggtttatagactatcaataaaataaatcaacattattgtactaaatctttaaaatgatgaaaattataagtttgtgtttaatgaaattaagataaaggtaaatttcattggtttctaattgtaatttaaaagcttattttaaggtaaagtaaccagtctatgtggttattGTTAATTAaaaggagtttgtaaaagcatcttctaaactgaagcatttaaatggctctaaATTCAAATTCCAGGAAGCCactattaattagaaacctaaattgacattaataacaaaaagtaacttcataacagggaaacctgtcagaggtcACCTCAATCTGcctattaaagtggtggtaaagaAAGATAactttgattccattgggaatcttaggttttcgtAGAATAATAAAGTAGTTTTTCTTTCCTGTGCTTCTAATGTAAAATACCTGGTAATTAACATAATCACAGTAaaggtatagaagtaaaaagctaagtactaaaatagttaagttcattcaATATGTTATGCAaagcattggaagtgtttaaaaagtgtataaagaTTAAAAGAGAGACTTTCCATGCGCGGTGCCACCCGAAGGCATGGTTAGGCCTCGCTTCAGCCCGAGCGCGGTTTCGAGCAATTCAAGATGGTGACGCTCCCAGAACGGAAAGATATTCCACCGTGGGTGAAAGTTCCTGAAGACTTGAAAGATCCTGAGGTATTCCAGGCCCAGACGCGGCTGCTGGAAGCTATGTTTGGCCCACACGGATCTCGAATCCCATATATCGAGCAAGTCTGCAAGGCCATGCTCAAGCTGAAGGTTCTGGAATCCTTGGCTCTCATTGAGGTGGTAGTTTACAGCAACTACTTGTACAAGCTCCAGACCAAGTGGATGCTCCAGTCCCTGGCCGAATGGCACTGCCAGCGGCAGGAGCAAGGGATGCTCAGACTTGAGGAAACCATGAATGCCCTCGAACTAGGCCCGTGGATGCAGTGAAGCCAATTTCCAGCCAAAGTGACTGGTACCAGGAAGTAGAATATGTTGTGGAGTGGGTCTGGTTTAAACGCTTTTCCCCTGacaaattaggggaaaaaaacaactgttTGGGGGCTTCTACTGTTGCCTCTATGAATCCTGATGtgaatattttgttttcaaggttgctgattaaagaataaaattttaaataagttacAGACTtccactcctacactctggtttattggacttaccctactcagctaacatggaggtgaagaaggtcaaccaccacaccagggagcccaaagtgcctacaactgaaaagaggaggattgcatccagcatccatgtggaatctaagccccctcttgatacagatgtggagtggacacaaccattccaaggtccacaggatggaggaatagagtatggattagaatggacttaatgatattctattcatgaactactgcgattagtaatcgaagaaaatgtggcattggtgtggagaaagtggccatggtggctgctgggggtagggaatgggaggaagagatgagatgtgggggtgtttctgggacttggagttgtcctgggtggtgctgcagggacagttaccggacact encodes the following:
- the LOC101431119 gene encoding developmental pluripotency-associated 5 protein-like — translated: MVTLPERKDIPPWVKVPEDLKDPEVFQAQTRLLEAMFGPHGSRIPYIEQVCKAMLKLKVLESLALIEVVVYSNYLYKLQTKWMLQSLAEWHCQRQEQGMLRLEETMNALELGPWMQ